The following coding sequences lie in one Cyanobacterium sp. Dongsha4 genomic window:
- a CDS encoding BrnT family toxin, with protein sequence MDELEFTWDKVKAQTNIKKHGVSFEEAKSAFYDESAVVIYDPDHSQQEDRFILLGISDYSRLLIVCHCYRENDTIIRIISARKANKLEEKQYRRY encoded by the coding sequence ATGGATGAGTTAGAATTTACTTGGGATAAAGTGAAAGCTCAAACTAATATCAAAAAGCATGGTGTTTCTTTTGAAGAAGCAAAATCTGCTTTTTATGATGAAAGTGCGGTCGTTATTTATGATCCTGATCATTCACAACAAGAAGATAGATTTATTTTATTAGGAATAAGTGATTATTCTCGTCTTTTAATCGTCTGTCATTGCTATCGTGAAAATGATACAATTATTCGCATTATTTCTGCTAGAAAAGCCAATAAATTAGAAGAAAAACAATATAGGAGATATTAA
- a CDS encoding papain fold toxin domain-containing protein translates to MTYTIDAIFNGKVFEPSSQVNLKPNTKIKITIEEENRENLVFDNIHHQGIPKEIWLNNFYCPIKDFGGDFEVIEIEF, encoded by the coding sequence ATGACTTATACAATCGATGCGATTTTTAATGGTAAAGTTTTTGAACCATCATCACAAGTTAATTTAAAACCAAATACGAAAATCAAAATCACCATAGAAGAAGAAAATCGAGAAAATTTGGTGTTTGATAACATTCATCATCAAGGTATTCCCAAGGAAATTTGGCTCAATAACTTTTATTGTCCTATTAAAGACTTTGGAGGAGATTTTGAAGTGATAGAAATTGAATTTTAA
- a CDS encoding glycosyltransferase family 2 protein — protein sequence METLELSIIMPCLNEAETLATCIEKAQWYLQEYQIQGEVLIADNGSTDGSQDIAKKMGARLVNVTEKGYGSALMGGIVAAKGEFLIMADADDSYDFRSLNPFVEKLREGYDLVMGNRFKGGIKPNAMPFLHKYLGNPVLTWLGKLFFKSPCNDFHCGLRGFRKRAIMSLNLRTTGMEFASEMVVKATLNGLKITEVPTTLSPDGRSRKPHLRTWRDGWRHLRFLLLYSPRWLFLYPGFFLMIMGLISTIILLASPRVHSLLYSATAIIIGFQLVNFAVFTKIYAIQEGLLPNDKRVLKFKDLFSLEIGLIIGSILFIAGLITSIFALFQWEAVGFGALNPVQTMRLVIPSVTAIALGLQIIFASFFLSVFQLKVK from the coding sequence ATGGAAACCCTTGAATTATCTATCATTATGCCTTGTTTGAATGAGGCGGAAACCCTTGCTACTTGTATTGAAAAAGCCCAATGGTATCTTCAAGAGTATCAAATTCAGGGGGAGGTGTTAATTGCGGACAATGGAAGCACGGACGGCTCTCAAGATATTGCAAAAAAGATGGGAGCGAGATTAGTTAATGTCACCGAGAAAGGTTATGGAAGTGCTTTGATGGGGGGAATAGTTGCGGCGAAGGGTGAGTTTCTTATTATGGCGGATGCTGATGATAGTTATGATTTTAGGAGTTTAAATCCTTTTGTAGAAAAGTTGAGAGAAGGTTATGATTTAGTTATGGGTAATCGTTTCAAGGGGGGAATCAAACCGAATGCGATGCCTTTTCTTCATAAATATTTAGGTAATCCTGTCTTAACTTGGCTAGGTAAGCTATTTTTTAAAAGTCCTTGTAATGATTTTCATTGTGGCTTGAGAGGATTTCGTAAACGGGCAATTATGAGCTTGAATTTACGCACCACAGGTATGGAATTTGCTTCAGAAATGGTTGTTAAAGCGACTCTTAACGGCTTAAAAATAACTGAAGTACCAACTACCTTATCACCTGATGGACGTTCTCGTAAACCCCATTTACGCACTTGGCGCGATGGTTGGCGCCACCTTCGTTTTTTGTTGTTATATAGTCCCCGTTGGCTATTTCTTTATCCGGGTTTTTTCCTGATGATTATGGGATTAATTAGCACTATTATTCTTTTAGCTAGTCCAAGAGTTCATAGTTTATTATATTCAGCCACAGCTATTATTATTGGTTTTCAGCTAGTTAATTTTGCAGTTTTCACTAAAATTTATGCTATTCAAGAAGGTTTATTACCTAATGATAAAAGAGTACTTAAATTTAAGGATTTATTTAGTTTAGAAATTGGTTTGATTATTGGTTCGATTTTATTTATTGCTGGTTTAATTACTTCTATTTTTGCCCTTTTTCAATGGGAAGCGGTGGGTTTTGGGGCATTAAACCCCGTCCAAACTATGCGTTTAGTTATCCCTTCTGTAACTGCGATCGCACTTGGATTACAAATTATTTTTGCCAGTTTTTTCCTTAGTGTTTTTCAGTTAAAAGTAAAATAG
- a CDS encoding ribonuclease R family protein produces the protein MDFSIATILSLLSPDKLVAGKVIEKKLGCEDEHEIEKLQIALDILEKIGVVTKEFGKYRRVIEEDVVEAKLRCSSKGFCFAIQDEEDADDIYIRESHLSNAWNSDRVLVKIIKEGTRRRSPEGEVKLILERANPSVLARVVEDESGDYLAVPLDDRLLFELQLRQNGQTLDDAINHLVHVNVLRYPIGQNPPVGKVVRVLGSDAEAAADTDIVSSKHDLPQEFPDRVLNQARQISSEISPEEREKRVDLTDLLTVTLEQDIIQENNLLRETALSLEKTETENWLLGVHIADVAHFVPEETHLDREARKRGTTVHLGDKIIDLLPSSIYECCSLIPNKERLAISIFLTLDDKGQLLGYEFKQSIIKVDHQLTYKEVQMMIGAGATKPELESTLEMLNNLVFSIAPLIKARRLQLGGFEINLDDITSYFKDEGRIGAIASYSTLPVLSLMTELMTLVGKVVAEHLNELQVPAIYCTQGKPDWDELEDLLKLVANLKLDFKLQSEDEIQPLDYYHLIQEFSKSDDEKVLHYLLLNSLKPNKYTQHPAPHFGLAYPIYTHCTSPGQRYIDLQIQRIIKAVFEQGRDRRSSRVTKGVDLFSNSCHGQINWNVLPPAVQSNLEADLHSLITHLNEREKIAQDAETDLAGLKKAEKMKDCTGQIFNGLITGVQSYGFFVQIEDTLVEGLVHVSSLKDDWYEYRPKHTCLVGRKNRTAYRLGDKVEVEVKSVDYYRQQIDLVTVRGGSAAVDEDFED, from the coding sequence ATGGATTTTTCAATCGCTACAATTCTTTCCCTTTTGAGTCCCGATAAATTAGTGGCGGGGAAAGTAATCGAAAAAAAATTAGGCTGTGAAGACGAACATGAAATCGAAAAGTTACAAATTGCCCTAGATATTCTTGAAAAAATAGGGGTTGTAACGAAGGAATTTGGCAAGTATCGCCGTGTCATTGAAGAAGATGTGGTGGAAGCCAAGTTGCGTTGCTCTAGTAAGGGTTTCTGTTTTGCTATCCAAGATGAGGAAGATGCCGACGATATTTACATTCGGGAAAGTCATCTTAGCAATGCTTGGAACAGCGATCGCGTCTTGGTTAAAATTATTAAAGAAGGTACGAGAAGAAGATCTCCTGAAGGAGAGGTAAAATTAATTTTAGAACGGGCAAACCCTTCTGTTTTAGCCAGAGTGGTAGAGGATGAGTCAGGGGATTATTTAGCTGTTCCCCTTGATGATCGCCTCTTGTTTGAGTTACAGTTAAGACAAAATGGGCAAACCCTTGATGATGCCATTAATCATCTTGTCCATGTTAATGTTTTAAGGTATCCCATCGGACAAAACCCCCCTGTGGGAAAAGTGGTCAGAGTTTTAGGAAGTGATGCGGAAGCCGCCGCCGATACTGACATTGTTTCTTCAAAACATGATTTACCCCAGGAGTTTCCCGACAGAGTTTTAAATCAAGCTCGTCAAATTAGTTCAGAAATTAGCCCCGAAGAAAGAGAAAAAAGAGTTGATCTAACAGACCTTCTCACGGTTACTCTTGAACAAGATATTATTCAGGAAAATAACCTTTTAAGAGAAACAGCGTTAAGTCTGGAAAAAACAGAAACTGAAAATTGGTTGTTGGGGGTTCATATTGCTGATGTTGCTCATTTTGTGCCAGAAGAAACTCATTTAGACCGTGAAGCGAGAAAAAGAGGCACTACGGTTCATTTAGGAGACAAAATTATTGATTTACTCCCCTCTAGTATCTATGAATGTTGTTCCCTAATTCCTAATAAGGAGCGTTTAGCAATTTCTATTTTTCTGACTCTTGATGATAAAGGGCAATTATTAGGCTACGAATTTAAACAAAGTATCATCAAAGTAGATCATCAACTTACCTACAAGGAAGTACAAATGATGATTGGTGCAGGAGCGACAAAACCTGAGTTAGAATCAACTCTGGAGATGTTAAATAATCTCGTTTTTAGTATTGCCCCTCTGATCAAAGCTAGACGTTTACAGTTAGGTGGTTTTGAGATTAATTTAGATGATATTACTTCTTATTTTAAAGATGAAGGAAGAATAGGTGCGATCGCATCTTATTCCACTTTGCCTGTACTATCTCTAATGACCGAGTTAATGACTCTAGTGGGCAAAGTAGTTGCAGAACACCTTAACGAATTGCAAGTCCCTGCTATTTATTGCACTCAGGGTAAACCCGATTGGGATGAATTGGAAGATTTACTTAAATTAGTTGCCAATCTCAAACTAGACTTTAAACTGCAATCAGAAGATGAAATTCAACCCTTAGACTACTATCATTTAATCCAAGAGTTTAGTAAATCAGATGATGAAAAAGTATTACATTACCTCTTACTTAATTCTCTAAAACCCAACAAATATACCCAACATCCAGCCCCCCATTTTGGTTTAGCCTATCCTATCTATACTCACTGTACTTCCCCCGGACAGAGATATATTGATTTGCAAATCCAAAGAATCATTAAAGCCGTATTTGAGCAAGGACGGGATAGACGTTCTAGTCGTGTTACAAAAGGAGTGGATTTATTTAGTAATAGCTGTCATGGACAAATTAACTGGAATGTTTTACCCCCTGCGGTACAATCCAACTTAGAGGCTGATTTACATTCTCTGATTACCCATTTAAATGAGAGAGAAAAAATTGCCCAAGATGCGGAAACAGACTTAGCAGGATTGAAAAAAGCAGAAAAAATGAAGGACTGTACAGGGCAAATCTTTAATGGTTTGATAACTGGAGTACAATCCTATGGTTTCTTTGTACAAATAGAAGATACTTTAGTAGAAGGCTTAGTTCATGTTAGTTCACTCAAAGATGATTGGTATGAATATCGACCCAAACATACTTGTTTAGTGGGCAGGAAAAACCGCACTGCTTATCGTCTTGGTGATAAAGTGGAAGTGGAAGTTAAAAGCGTTGACTACTATCGTCAGCAAATTGATTTAGTCACGGTGCGTGGTGGTAGTGCCGCCGTTGATGAGGATTTTGAAGACTAA
- a CDS encoding ABC transporter permease — translation MIYLGKRILISLPTLLAISIIVFIILALAPGDPLSEFASNPNITAEVRENIRKSFGLDQPIYIRYIKWLIAFLQGNLGYSFTSRSPVSDLIWQRLPNTLSIVGLAYLLSVIIAIPLGVISALKRHSLFDKLSNAIALFGYSIPPFFTGLLLIIIFSVKLQWLPFIYDSNLVVNSWASFIAQIKQSIMPIIVLTLYQTAVLMRFMRSSVREELNHDYVRTAYSKGLNPYQVVINHVLRNALIPVITLIALDIPSIFTGALVTEQIFRIPGIGALLIESIYRSDTPVIMAITMIYGILIVIFNLIADLTYSWLDPRVRFN, via the coding sequence ATGATTTATTTGGGCAAAAGAATATTGATTTCTTTACCTACTCTATTAGCCATTAGTATTATTGTTTTTATTATTCTCGCATTAGCACCGGGAGATCCTTTAAGTGAGTTTGCTTCAAATCCAAATATCACAGCAGAGGTTAGGGAAAATATCCGTAAATCCTTTGGCTTAGATCAACCTATTTATATACGTTATATTAAATGGCTAATAGCATTTTTACAAGGAAATTTGGGCTATTCTTTTACCAGTAGAAGCCCTGTATCTGATTTAATTTGGCAACGTTTACCCAATACTTTATCCATTGTTGGTTTAGCTTATTTATTAAGCGTTATAATCGCTATTCCTTTGGGTGTAATTTCTGCTTTGAAACGTCATTCTTTGTTTGATAAATTAAGTAATGCGATCGCACTTTTCGGTTATTCTATTCCACCTTTTTTTACGGGATTATTATTAATAATTATTTTTAGTGTTAAATTGCAATGGCTACCCTTTATTTATGACAGTAACTTGGTAGTTAACAGTTGGGCTAGTTTCATCGCTCAAATTAAACAATCAATTATGCCCATTATCGTTTTAACATTATATCAAACCGCCGTATTAATGCGATTCATGCGATCGAGCGTTAGAGAAGAATTAAATCATGACTATGTACGCACCGCCTATAGTAAAGGCTTAAATCCTTATCAAGTAGTTATCAATCATGTGTTGCGTAACGCCTTAATTCCCGTCATTACCTTAATAGCTTTAGACATTCCGAGTATTTTTACAGGGGCATTGGTAACAGAACAAATTTTTCGTATCCCCGGTATTGGTGCTTTGTTAATCGAATCTATTTACCGCAGTGATACCCCTGTGATTATGGCAATTACGATGATTTATGGAATTTTGATTGTCATTTTCAACTTAATTGCTGATTTAACTTATTCTTGGCTTGATCCCAGAGTTCGTTTTAATTAG
- a CDS encoding caspase family protein — MKKFNFIGNFGIMIPTALGVAVPSAIASFGLILGLGNSASSQDYQISVNEKIRESFPLSQQAYLISQRQTSEKRVALVIGNSNYQHGSKLRNAVNDANDVAKSLRDLNFEVILLTNGNLKSMDQSLERFYRELEKGAVGLFYYAGHGIQVNGENYLIPVDARLDRESEVNYETLPLGKLLAAMEETNNDVNIVILDACRDNPFGRSWTRSSNNKGLAAIQNSATGTFIAYATGPGNVAQDGTGRNGTFTEALLKNLKNPNQNVEEIFKQVRIDVASKTDNAQVPWTTSSLIGDFFFSGSQKKPSSNNNQNITKKEENITPPVVEEKKPQPPNNVAINNRSNSPFQDLTGANLTPRKISLLRSFIAGYNFKEAPCGSDRHQVTITLSNRYVMCAEGNSKHPSGNFSLEIPSLD; from the coding sequence ATGAAAAAATTTAATTTTATAGGTAATTTCGGCATTATGATACCAACAGCACTCGGTGTAGCTGTACCTTCTGCGATCGCATCTTTCGGGTTAATATTAGGCTTGGGTAATTCTGCCTCTTCTCAAGACTATCAAATTTCTGTGAATGAAAAAATAAGAGAATCTTTTCCTCTTAGTCAACAAGCATATTTAATCAGCCAGAGACAAACATCAGAAAAGAGAGTTGCTTTAGTGATTGGTAACTCTAACTATCAACACGGTAGTAAACTGCGTAATGCGGTTAATGATGCTAATGATGTAGCGAAAAGCCTTAGAGACTTAAATTTTGAGGTTATTCTGCTCACCAATGGTAACTTAAAATCAATGGATCAAAGTTTAGAAAGATTTTACCGAGAATTAGAGAAAGGAGCAGTCGGTTTATTTTATTATGCAGGTCATGGTATTCAAGTCAATGGGGAAAATTACTTAATTCCTGTGGATGCTCGTTTAGATAGAGAAAGCGAGGTTAACTATGAAACCTTACCTTTAGGAAAACTTTTAGCGGCAATGGAAGAAACGAATAATGATGTCAATATCGTCATTCTCGATGCTTGTCGTGATAATCCTTTCGGACGTAGCTGGACTCGTTCTTCTAATAATAAAGGATTAGCCGCTATCCAAAATAGTGCTACAGGTACTTTTATTGCTTATGCCACAGGTCCGGGCAATGTAGCTCAAGATGGGACAGGTAGAAATGGAACTTTTACAGAAGCCTTGCTTAAAAACCTGAAAAATCCGAATCAAAATGTGGAAGAAATATTTAAACAGGTAAGAATTGATGTGGCGAGTAAAACCGATAATGCTCAAGTGCCTTGGACTACTTCTTCTTTAATTGGAGACTTTTTTTTCTCTGGTAGTCAAAAAAAACCTTCATCTAATAATAATCAAAATATCACGAAGAAAGAAGAAAATATTACCCCTCCCGTGGTGGAAGAAAAGAAACCTCAGCCCCCCAATAATGTAGCAATTAATAACCGCTCTAATAGTCCTTTTCAGGATTTAACTGGTGCAAACCTAACCCCTCGTAAAATTTCTTTACTGCGTTCTTTTATTGCAGGATACAATTTTAAGGAAGCACCTTGCGGAAGCGATCGCCATCAAGTTACTATCACATTAAGCAATCGATATGTAATGTGTGCAGAGGGTAATAGTAAACATCCTTCAGGGAACTTTTCTTTGGAAATACCTTCTCTTGATTAA
- a CDS encoding COP23 domain-containing protein, which produces MKNQLFIQSFIYGLLTIANGFFSQDSLAQNKNSYKCIPLNGKPTTIVDTARGRIQLIVWQSDFFRDSGWTPQKRCDEVTKRFQKFSDSGSLRYIATGTMNRQPVICVAEKKSSGFKCRGDGLLLTLQPKDNPSKVLTDLFNMSARTSTGGLSRGGVLDLDSFLATASTIPSDNNDNLPTSDNNSPPPTIISHPETNQKPKDNNPSCPPILCP; this is translated from the coding sequence ATGAAAAATCAATTATTTATTCAATCTTTTATTTATGGTTTATTAACTATCGCTAATGGCTTTTTTTCTCAAGATTCCTTAGCACAAAATAAAAATAGTTATAAGTGTATTCCGTTAAATGGTAAACCCACAACAATCGTAGATACAGCAAGGGGAAGAATTCAACTAATAGTTTGGCAAAGTGACTTTTTTCGTGATTCTGGTTGGACTCCTCAAAAAAGATGTGATGAGGTAACAAAAAGATTTCAGAAATTTTCTGATAGTGGTAGTTTAAGATATATCGCCACTGGTACAATGAATCGACAGCCTGTTATTTGTGTGGCAGAAAAAAAATCATCAGGCTTTAAGTGTCGGGGAGACGGTTTACTTTTAACTCTTCAGCCCAAAGATAATCCTAGCAAAGTTTTAACTGATTTATTCAATATGTCTGCTCGTACTTCCACTGGAGGTTTATCTCGTGGAGGAGTCTTAGATTTAGATTCTTTTTTGGCTACTGCTTCAACTATTCCTAGTGATAATAACGATAATTTGCCCACATCTGATAATAACTCTCCTCCTCCTACCATTATTTCTCATCCTGAAACTAATCAAAAACCCAAAGATAATAATCCCTCTTGTCCGCCAATTTTATGTCCTTAA
- a CDS encoding serine/threonine-protein kinase: protein MDNPATQLPLIPFPYQVIKKLGNGSFGKVYLVINTTNQQQCVIKQLHPSSEQPNFIKQARRLFRQEAEILKKLSHPQIPKLIDYFEDKGEFYLVEEYIEGKTLRHELPSGKCWTEVATIKLLLEGLGILKDIHNLGIIHRDIKPDNFIRRQRDQKLVLIDFGAVKEFNLEQSRLLDPTIAMGTRGYMPTEQARGKPRKNSDIYALGVIAIQALTGKNPLELEEDDEGEILWRNLVTVDEKLGEIITKMVRYQHKLRYQSADDVIKDLHAYIYAKQQSCPPTQILEEKNKPSSIEDNHSNASTSKINSISSSTNQSLKNQEDTSEKFSFSDWLKSPFGSTLTTAITIGVIATGGVYVMNQQQKAQIEKEKADFLTSLDTAYNNQNYLECFEKAEERLQDGNNHISAQELGEYIGKCRLEEAKQKAQFLNYAEALSTAKQIPTQNQYHNQAQIMMEDWSRAIFDKAKHLYTEEGKLEDALKEIDTIPDNPVRQAGLIVVSQWQEEYRTNSYLINQAQKDLEYGNCQSAIETVSKIEGSNYWLLEGKKIVDQAEKCFQDQGIEGNINTNNSTDNSSNNQDNQNNQKLPDNVIICPPILCPE from the coding sequence ATGGATAACCCTGCTACTCAACTTCCATTAATACCTTTTCCTTACCAAGTAATCAAAAAGTTGGGTAACGGCAGTTTTGGCAAAGTATATTTAGTTATAAACACCACAAATCAGCAACAATGCGTAATTAAGCAGTTACACCCTTCTTCAGAGCAACCCAACTTCATCAAACAGGCAAGAAGACTTTTTCGTCAAGAAGCAGAGATATTAAAAAAACTAAGTCATCCTCAAATTCCCAAATTAATTGATTATTTTGAAGATAAAGGAGAATTTTATTTAGTCGAAGAATATATCGAGGGAAAAACCTTACGTCATGAGTTGCCTTCTGGAAAATGTTGGACGGAAGTAGCTACTATTAAATTATTATTAGAAGGGTTAGGAATTCTCAAAGATATTCACAATTTAGGCATTATTCACAGAGACATCAAGCCTGATAACTTTATTCGTCGTCAACGGGATCAAAAATTAGTCTTGATTGATTTTGGGGCAGTGAAAGAGTTTAATTTAGAACAAAGTCGCCTTTTAGATCCTACCATAGCAATGGGAACTCGTGGCTATATGCCCACAGAACAAGCGAGGGGAAAACCTAGAAAAAATAGTGATATTTATGCTTTAGGGGTTATAGCTATTCAGGCTTTGACGGGGAAAAATCCCCTTGAATTAGAGGAGGATGATGAAGGAGAAATTCTTTGGCGTAATCTAGTTACTGTTGATGAAAAATTAGGCGAAATTATCACGAAAATGGTTCGCTATCAACATAAATTGCGTTATCAGTCAGCCGATGATGTGATTAAAGATTTACACGCTTATATTTATGCAAAGCAACAGTCTTGCCCCCCGACTCAAATTTTGGAGGAGAAAAATAAACCTTCTTCCATAGAGGATAACCATTCTAATGCCTCTACCTCTAAGATAAATTCAATTTCTTCATCAACAAACCAATCATTGAAAAATCAAGAAGACACCTCAGAAAAATTTTCCTTCAGTGATTGGTTAAAATCTCCTTTTGGTTCAACTTTAACTACTGCTATAACTATTGGTGTTATTGCAACGGGGGGGGTATATGTGATGAATCAACAACAAAAAGCTCAAATTGAGAAAGAAAAAGCTGATTTTTTGACCTCTTTAGATACTGCTTATAATAATCAAAATTATTTGGAATGTTTTGAAAAGGCAGAAGAAAGATTACAAGATGGAAATAATCATATTTCTGCTCAAGAGTTGGGGGAATATATCGGGAAATGTCGTTTAGAAGAAGCAAAACAAAAAGCTCAATTTCTCAATTATGCGGAGGCTTTGTCAACGGCGAAACAAATTCCAACCCAGAATCAATATCATAATCAGGCTCAAATTATGATGGAGGATTGGAGTAGGGCTATTTTTGATAAGGCAAAGCATTTATATACGGAAGAGGGAAAGCTGGAAGATGCTTTAAAGGAAATTGATACAATTCCTGATAATCCTGTACGTCAAGCAGGTTTAATTGTTGTTAGTCAGTGGCAAGAAGAATATCGTACTAATAGTTATTTAATTAATCAGGCACAAAAAGACTTAGAATATGGTAACTGTCAAAGTGCGATCGAAACTGTGAGTAAAATTGAAGGCTCAAATTATTGGTTATTGGAAGGAAAAAAAATAGTTGATCAGGCTGAAAAATGTTTTCAGGATCAAGGTATTGAGGGTAATATTAATACTAATAATAGCACCGATAATTCTAGTAATAATCAAGATAATCAAAATAACCAAAAACTGCCCGATAATGTAATTATTTGCCCCCCGATTTTATGTCCTGAGTAA
- a CDS encoding COP23 domain-containing protein — protein MKPRFALVFSFILSLIFGQILSLIFINSAQADSKKNVYSCIEHEGKPITVVDTTRGRIQLIVWQSDYFRASGWTPEKRCQEVSKRFQRFSDNDTLRFIANGTINKYKVICVSPKSSDIVCQEQNLLMTLEPKDNPVEVMRQLFEDAVKIGAMPIRRSQAVLDLDKYFAVAPLMDAISPIQKPPLIPEEKKPPQKPSQSGTTIECPPILCD, from the coding sequence ATGAAACCTCGATTTGCTCTAGTTTTTAGTTTTATATTAAGTTTGATATTCGGACAAATTCTATCTCTGATATTTATTAATTCTGCTCAAGCAGATAGTAAAAAAAATGTTTATAGTTGTATAGAGCATGAAGGTAAACCCATAACGGTGGTTGATACAACAAGGGGAAGAATTCAATTAATAGTGTGGCAAAGTGACTATTTTAGAGCCTCTGGGTGGACTCCAGAAAAACGCTGTCAAGAAGTAAGTAAAAGATTTCAAAGATTTTCCGACAACGACACCCTGAGATTTATCGCCAACGGTACAATCAATAAATATAAAGTTATTTGTGTATCTCCTAAATCTAGTGATATAGTTTGTCAGGAGCAAAACTTATTAATGACTCTCGAACCAAAAGATAATCCAGTAGAAGTCATGAGACAATTGTTTGAAGATGCAGTAAAAATCGGAGCAATGCCCATAAGAAGAAGTCAAGCAGTATTAGACTTAGACAAATATTTTGCTGTTGCCCCACTAATGGATGCTATTTCCCCCATTCAAAAACCTCCCTTAATACCGGAAGAAAAAAAACCGCCCCAAAAACCTTCCCAATCAGGTACAACTATCGAGTGTCCCCCTATTTTATGTGATTAA
- a CDS encoding COP23 domain-containing protein produces MKKSSFFSSIVTSVALAFCLSPDTLAQSKNTYSCINYKGKPTTVVDTSRGKIQLIVWESDYFQNSGWTPNKRCQEVTQRFQEFSDKGVLKYVTTGQINSYPVICVGAQVPGGGYQCQKDGLLITLQKNDNPNKVLENLFTNAAKVGGTPVTREPTGKYIFPMSNFIENAPIMTETDIADIKLEEKEVTTEVTPESKAVKSEPPLVECSPLLCD; encoded by the coding sequence ATGAAAAAGTCCTCTTTTTTTTCTAGTATAGTTACTTCAGTTGCTCTCGCATTTTGTCTATCCCCAGATACCCTTGCTCAAAGTAAAAATACTTACAGTTGCATCAACTACAAAGGCAAACCAACCACCGTTGTGGATACTTCCAGAGGAAAAATTCAATTAATAGTTTGGGAAAGCGATTACTTCCAAAATTCTGGTTGGACTCCGAACAAAAGATGTCAAGAAGTAACACAAAGATTTCAGGAATTTTCTGACAAAGGTGTTCTTAAATATGTAACCACTGGGCAGATAAATTCATATCCTGTTATTTGTGTGGGCGCACAAGTGCCGGGGGGCGGTTATCAATGCCAAAAAGATGGATTGCTTATAACTCTACAAAAAAATGACAATCCTAATAAAGTTTTAGAAAACCTCTTTACTAACGCCGCTAAAGTTGGAGGTACTCCCGTTACCAGAGAGCCTACAGGAAAATATATTTTCCCCATGTCTAATTTTATTGAGAATGCCCCAATTATGACAGAAACAGACATTGCTGATATTAAACTGGAGGAAAAAGAAGTGACAACAGAAGTTACCCCCGAATCCAAAGCAGTAAAAAGCGAACCTCCTTTAGTCGAATGCTCACCCCTATTATGTGATTAA